Proteins found in one Armatimonadota bacterium genomic segment:
- a CDS encoding SurA N-terminal domain-containing protein: protein MRRLSRLIMVAIAVMLAAVTTGCARRAIAKVNGDVITEREFFDRLQVAQGRQVLDRLILEKLVEQKAKQKKIEVTEAEVNQFVQDLKRESGDRWPQYLRAAGQTEEDVRRDVRDNMLIVKLIIPESEMKRYWEQNRTRFDEPAAVTYRRVVLGSKAEAEKVRGQIVSGKLTFAQAVKTLSKDPVTQQPGGEIGPIPQGYGDPDLDQTLFSIPLKQVSEPLPAAFAQDAYQLVEVGKRTAGRKVGFSEAESRVIRALTRTREQEIGDFLSDLRAEASVTILSQRYQSLAEQYAQLKQQKPPKIGAPAEKPAATRATAETAPAKPQTAPEKRATK from the coding sequence ATGAGGCGGTTGTCCCGATTGATCATGGTTGCGATCGCAGTCATGCTGGCGGCGGTCACGACCGGTTGCGCCCGACGCGCCATCGCTAAGGTGAATGGCGACGTCATCACCGAGCGGGAGTTCTTTGACCGCCTGCAGGTGGCCCAAGGGCGGCAAGTGCTCGATCGCCTGATCCTGGAGAAGTTGGTCGAGCAGAAAGCCAAGCAGAAAAAGATCGAGGTCACGGAGGCGGAGGTCAACCAGTTCGTGCAGGATCTCAAGCGGGAGAGCGGGGACCGCTGGCCCCAGTACCTGCGCGCCGCCGGGCAGACCGAAGAAGACGTCAGGCGGGATGTGCGCGACAATATGCTGATTGTCAAGCTCATCATTCCCGAGTCGGAGATGAAGCGCTACTGGGAGCAGAATCGGACTCGCTTTGATGAGCCTGCGGCCGTGACCTATCGCCGCGTCGTTCTCGGGAGCAAGGCGGAGGCGGAGAAGGTGCGCGGGCAGATCGTCAGCGGCAAGCTGACGTTCGCGCAGGCGGTCAAGACGCTGTCCAAGGATCCGGTCACCCAGCAGCCCGGCGGGGAGATCGGGCCGATCCCGCAGGGGTACGGCGATCCGGACCTCGACCAGACCCTATTCAGCATCCCGCTGAAGCAGGTCAGCGAACCGCTCCCAGCGGCCTTTGCGCAGGACGCCTACCAACTGGTCGAGGTGGGGAAACGCACGGCGGGCAGGAAGGTCGGCTTCAGCGAGGCGGAGTCGCGCGTGATACGCGCGCTCACGCGTACGCGCGAGCAGGAGATCGGTGACTTCCTGAGCGATCTGCGCGCCGAAGCGAGCGTCACCATCCTGTCGCAGAGGTACCAAAGCTTGGCGGAGCAGTATGCCCAACTCAAGCAGCAGAAGCCGCCCAAGATAGGTGCTCCCGCCGAGAAGCCGGCCGCGACGCGGGCGACAGCGGAGACCGCTCCGGCGAAGCCACAGACCGCCCCCGAGAAGCGCGCGACCAAGTAG